The DNA segment CTCCGTCTTTGATAAAGTCCTTGGCTTGCCATTTATCATACCCTATCTGAACAAGCCCATCCACGATTCGCTGCGCGACCTCTTCAAAACTCCCTCCCACCGAATACGCATAAGCATGGTTCAAATCTTCTATCGGCTTCCGCTTCGCCCCTGGCATCCGCATGATTCGCCCTAATATCTGCTCTACCGCCGTCGCCGTACGGGCCGGAGCCACGGTGCACATGACGTACGCCCACGGACAATCCCATCCCTCCCTCAACTTCTGTTGCGTAATCACGCATTTGATCGAGGACTGGCGGCTCAGTATGTCCCGGTTCGCTAGCTCATCGTCTTTACCCGTTGCGATTGGGCATTCCTCTTTTGATTCAAACTTCTCGTTTTCGATTAGCCATTGCTGAAGGACGCTTGGCGTAAGCCTACTCTCAGTTTGGCTTGCCGACTCCGCTTGAATCAACAAAATCGGACGTATAAACTCACCGCTTGCTTCTGCATGCGCCGCGCACAACTTCTCAAGCCTTTGTCTTTCGTCCAAGGCGTGACTGAGGGCTATCCGCCAATCCTGCAATGTCCGCACGATGATCGGCATCTTGATCATCTCTTCCGCCCGCAGCGCATGCGCGTTCACAGAATAGAGCACATTGCTCCGCCCCCGCCCTTGCGCGTCGCCTTGATGCGGCGTGGCCGTCAGCTCAAGAATGCAAGACGGCGCAAACTTGTTTAGCGTCTCAAACGAAAGCTCAGTCCTGACATTGTGTGCCTCGTCCACGATGACAATGGGCCGTTTCTTGCGCAGAAGATTGGCGAAACTCTTTGGAAAGCTCCCGTCTTCCCTTATGTGTATCGGCGTAAAACTCCCAAACTCGCTCTCTGGAAAATGCTCCAATAGTGAACCGTTGTCTTCATAGACTTTGCGCAATTCGTCGTCCGCGACGCGCGAGGATTGAATCGTCGTCACAACGATCGTTGCCCCCGCTTCGATCGTCCCCCGCGAAACCGTCATGCCCTCTTTACCGCTAAGGACATAAAATGTCTCAAACTGCTCGCTTAGCGCCGCATAATACGGATGATTCCTGTTCTGGAGCGCCAATATCGTCTGATCCCGTATCGTCTTGTTCGGTGTCAGCCACAAGACGAGCGGACGAGCGGTATGCAGGTACTCATGCGCAATGACCCCGGCGGCGTGGCAACCCACTATCGTCTTTCCGCCACCAGTCGGGATGCGCACACAAAAATAGGGAATGTGCCGCAAATCTTCGTATTCCTCAAGGTCGAGGTAGGACGATGTTCGGATATTTCGGCGCGTCCGTACAACTTCATAGGCCGCCTTGGCGTCGTCAAGCTTGGAGCATTCCCGCATGTAGTCGCGGATGACGTCCAACACTTCTTGCTGATAATTGCGGAGTTCAAACCTCATCTAACCACCACCTTGCCCGGAATTTGTCGAAACTGCGTCTGCATTTCGTCTAACCTCTTTTTGCCCAACCTGCACCCCGTCCCGTAAATCACCTTCGGCCCCTCATGCTCCGGCAATTCCGCCAACACGGCGCGGGTCAAAACGTTTCCCCCTTGCGCAGTCTTGTCTCCCAGAATCCCGTTATATAATAGGTAGTACGCCGTCCCGTGATGAACCCCCAACAGCGGCGACCGCCCGTTGTTCTGCTTCGGAAGCGGCTCACCCGTTTCAGTCAAATAGATGTGCCGCGCCAAATCACTGAACTTCACCTCTTTCCGAATCTCACCATCCGCGTCAAATAACGTCTCGCCCAATGTGCAATACCGAAAACCACCGCCCAACCCCTCCACCTGCTGACCCTTCTGATTCTTGTATCCAAGCGCCACACGCTTGACTCGTTCCGCCGTAATGTTCTCGCAGATATTCTGATCCATCTCCACAAGTATGAACTTCCGGTTTCCACCGTCCTCTTTGTTCAATTGCATCACTGCATGCGCCGTTGTGCCTGAGCCCGCAAAAGAATCAAGAACGATGCTGTCCTTTGAGTAGTTTGTTGCAGCTCTGATGAGGTGTTTTACTAGATTCTTTGGTTTCGAGTAGGCAAAAAGCCGATCAGTATGAAAAATCTCCCGCAGCTCTTCAAAAGCGTCATCATTTGTTGCAGACATAGTACGTCCATCAATAAACGAACTAAGGCCTTTATGATGCCCTTCGGCAAATTTTCTAAAAACTCGAGGTTGAAAATTCTCTGTGTTAATGACGCACACGCCGCCTCGAGAGAGTTCTTCGTCTAACATTTCTTGCCCCCAAACAAATGGTCCTTCAAGTCTAAATTCATCAACTATTACGCCGTCTTGGACTAGGATCTCGTCCAGCAGCTTCATTGCCGTAGTACCCGTTCCTTTAACGCCAACTTTATGGGCTCCGTTTTCAAGTTTGGTTTGAACTGTTTTGGCGGGGAACTTTATGACTTTTGTTCGATTTCCTCTTTTAAGTATTGGCTGTGATTCTTCTTCGTTTGGTGCTCCTCCATATAGCGCCGCTTTCTTGCCTTTTCGATACACTACAACGTACTCTGTAACACTTACGAGTTCTTTTGACAGAAAACTTCCTTTTCTTTTCTTGTACCACGAAAGTATGCCGACCTGCCTTGAACGACCAAAAACGATGTCCAGAATCTGAATCAAGTTATCCAATTCGTGATCATCAATAGATACGAAGATTTGCCCGTCCTCGCTCAACATCTTGTATAAAGTGCTTATTCTTGGCAGCATCATGCAGAGCCACTTGTCATGTCTTGATAGGTCCTCTGCCTCCGCCCCCACCACTTTCCCGAGCCATTCCTTGATTTCAGGACTATTCACATTGTCATTGTATATCCAACCCTCCGCGCCTGTATTGTATGGGGGATCAATGTAGATACAATCAACTTTCCCCGCATAGTACGGCAGCAGTGCTTTGAGTGCAACAAGATTGTCCCCCTGCACAATCAGATTCCCGCTCCCCGGATCTCCGACTGACAACGAGTTGTCGCACTTCAAGAGATGAAACGGCACCTCTTCGTGATGCTTCTCAACAGCCTTCTTTCCAATCCAATCAAGTGTCGGCATGTTCTGCTTTTCTATTTGCTATTTTCTATTTCCAATTTTCCCAACTTCCCCCCATTCTCCTCCAACAACTCTCGCGCATGCTCCGCAGTCACGCCACGGAAGTGCATCACCAACGCGGTCTTGAGTTCACCGTGAGCTTCGGTCAAAAGTTCGTCGGCCCACTCGTAATCACAACCGGTGATTTCCATCAGAATCCGCCGCGCGCGCGCCTGCAGCTTCTGACTCCCCATCCGCAAATCCACCATCAGATTCCCGTAACACTTCCCCATCCGCACCCACGCCGCCGTCGTAATCATGTTCAGCGCGAGCTTCGTCGCCGTCCCCGCCTTCAGCCGCGTCGAGCCCGTCAAGACTTCCGGCCCGACAGGCAGCTCGATAATGACATCCGGTCTCTGATTCCCCCTCGCTTCAGCGGGGGGGGTAGGGGGGGTCTCTGCCTCCTTGTATCCCATACTCTCGGCATCAAAATGGTTACATATGAGGAGCGCGGTGTAGCAGCCGTGTTTCTTGGCGTATGATAAACCACCCAACACATAGGGCGTCCTTCTCGAAGCCGTAATCCCCACCACCACGTCCTCATGCCCCAGACAACAGAGCTCGAAATCTTGAATCGCGCCATCCGGATTATCCTCTGCCCCCTCGGCAGCCTTCCTGAGTGACTCATACCCCCCGGCAATGAACCCCTGCACCAATGTCGGATCCGTTCCAAAGGTCGGGGGGCACTCCGATGCATCGAGCACCCCTAACCTCCCCGATGTCCCCGCACCTATATAGAGGAGACGGCCGCCAGCTTGAAACGCCTGCACCACACGCTCCACCAAAATCTCGATCTGCGGAATGGCCGCCGCCACAATCTCTGGCACCTTGCGATCTTCGCGATTCATCGCTTCCAGAATCTCACGCGTTGTCATGGAGTCGAGATTCATCGTGTCCGGGTTGCG comes from the bacterium genome and includes:
- a CDS encoding DEAD/DEAH box helicase family protein, translated to MRFELRNYQQEVLDVIRDYMRECSKLDDAKAAYEVVRTRRNIRTSSYLDLEEYEDLRHIPYFCVRIPTGGGKTIVGCHAAGVIAHEYLHTARPLVLWLTPNKTIRDQTILALQNRNHPYYAALSEQFETFYVLSGKEGMTVSRGTIEAGATIVVTTIQSSRVADDELRKVYEDNGSLLEHFPESEFGSFTPIHIREDGSFPKSFANLLRKKRPIVIVDEAHNVRTELSFETLNKFAPSCILELTATPHQGDAQGRGRSNVLYSVNAHALRAEEMIKMPIIVRTLQDWRIALSHALDERQRLEKLCAAHAEASGEFIRPILLIQAESASQTESRLTPSVLQQWLIENEKFESKEECPIATGKDDELANRDILSRQSSIKCVITQQKLREGWDCPWAYVMCTVAPARTATAVEQILGRIMRMPGAKRKPIEDLNHAYAYSVGGSFEEVAQRIVDGLVQIGYDKWQAKDFIKDGGSQEDLPLFDERKETERKTTYAPLRIPQLCEETTSGLFELIDETQMLDTDWSLEDFDFKLSESEYRHKRPTMDEGKIDFSGTGKLKYQRVSGIQLQLDRLGETRMSEADLLTWLVKQTRNDRFPPSELRRWVLRVMNHLKGERGLTEQELILDRHQLREALIEKLNKELKSLKLRNLQGLLSLGEGSRVVTSDEIPCVFDPDEPYRSWDKYDGPMHFNKHFYSWVGNLNWEEAQCASILDRLPEVEVWLRNPVKEGFRLPTSTDYFYPDFVARLIDGRYLVVEYKGEVDWTNDDSKEKRLMGEAWANHSNGKCVFVMPGGPTSLENTIVHAIKQGLTSTDSSGQTRIN
- a CDS encoding site-specific DNA-methyltransferase codes for the protein MPTLDWIGKKAVEKHHEEVPFHLLKCDNSLSVGDPGSGNLIVQGDNLVALKALLPYYAGKVDCIYIDPPYNTGAEGWIYNDNVNSPEIKEWLGKVVGAEAEDLSRHDKWLCMMLPRISTLYKMLSEDGQIFVSIDDHELDNLIQILDIVFGRSRQVGILSWYKKRKGSFLSKELVSVTEYVVVYRKGKKAALYGGAPNEEESQPILKRGNRTKVIKFPAKTVQTKLENGAHKVGVKGTGTTAMKLLDEILVQDGVIVDEFRLEGPFVWGQEMLDEELSRGGVCVINTENFQPRVFRKFAEGHHKGLSSFIDGRTMSATNDDAFEELREIFHTDRLFAYSKPKNLVKHLIRAATNYSKDSIVLDSFAGSGTTAHAVMQLNKEDGGNRKFILVEMDQNICENITAERVKRVALGYKNQKGQQVEGLGGGFRYCTLGETLFDADGEIRKEVKFSDLARHIYLTETGEPLPKQNNGRSPLLGVHHGTAYYLLYNGILGDKTAQGGNVLTRAVLAELPEHEGPKVIYGTGCRLGKKRLDEMQTQFRQIPGKVVVR
- the murQ gene encoding N-acetylmuramic acid 6-phosphate etherase, whose product is MVKETVFKELAGLSTEARNPDTMNLDSMTTREILEAMNREDRKVPEIVAAAIPQIEILVERVVQAFQAGGRLLYIGAGTSGRLGVLDASECPPTFGTDPTLVQGFIAGGYESLRKAAEGAEDNPDGAIQDFELCCLGHEDVVVGITASRRTPYVLGGLSYAKKHGCYTALLICNHFDAESMGYKEAETPPTPPAEARGNQRPDVIIELPVGPEVLTGSTRLKAGTATKLALNMITTAAWVRMGKCYGNLMVDLRMGSQKLQARARRILMEITGCDYEWADELLTEAHGELKTALVMHFRGVTAEHARELLEENGGKLGKLEIENSK